Below is a window of Candidatus Parvarchaeota archaeon DNA.
GGCTTGGCATGCCGCTAATCGAGATTGCAACCTCTCCTGATATCAAGGATGCGGGCCATGGCGCTGAGGTTGCCCAAAAGCTAGGAATGTGCCTGCGCATGACTGGCAAATGCCAGCGGGGCCTTGGGTCAATACGCCAGGACGTCAATATTTCAATTCCCGGAGGCGCACGGGTCGAGATAAAAGGCGCGCAGTCCCTTGAGGACATCCCAGTTCTCATGCAAAATGAAATCATGCGCCAGTCAAGGCTTCTTGAAATAATCAAGACACTCAAAGACAGGTTCCCTGAAAGCACTATTGGTTTTGAAAAGCCGGCAGATTTAAGCGAACTATTCAAGTCAACCACCTGCAAAGTCGTGCTAAGGGCACTTGGCCAAGGCGGCAGCGTCCATGGGCTGCGGCTGCCAAGGCACAACGGCCTTCTTGGCATGGAGCTTTATCCGGGGCGCAGATACGGCACCGAGCTTTCTGATTATGCAAAGGCGGCAGGTGTCAGCGGCATCATCCACTCTGATGAGGATTTGAAAAAATACGGCTTTACTGTCCAGGAAATCAATGCAGTGCTGCACGGGCTTAAAATCAACAACAATGACTCATTTGTGCTTGTTGCAGACAAGCAGGCGGCCTGTATCAAGGCCCTTGAACTTGTTGCAAAAAGGGCTTCAATGTTTTTCGTTCCGGAGGAGACCAGAAAGGCGCTTGCACAAGGGGCCTCCTCGTTTCTCAGGCCGCTGCCTGGAAGCGCGCGCATGTACCCGGAGACCGATGTGCTTCCAGTAAGGCTCAAGCACGATTATCTGCAAAGGGTGGCAGCGCACCTGCCTACAAGCCCTGAGGCTGCCCTGGCAAACCTAAAGTCAATACTCAATGAGGACTTGGCAAACAAGATTTTCAAGTCCCAGCATCTGTCATTGTTCCAAACCCTCGTTGCGCAGCAGTTCGACCCCACAGTCACTGCAGTGACACTTGAGGAGACCCTTGTGTCGCTTCGACGGGAGGGTGTTGAAATCCCTGATGTTGAAAGAACAGTTGTGCCTGTGCTTGCAGTTTTTGAGGAGGGAAAAATCACAAAGGCCGCAATACCACAGCTAATCAGGGCCGTTGCAAAAAAGAAGGCTGCTGCAATCGAAGGACTGGCTCCTGCCATGCTTGTGCGCCAGGCAATTGTGGAATCTGGCCTTGAGAAGCTTTCAGGCAAGGGGCTTGAATCAGTAGTCATTGCGTCAAACTTCGACATACCTGGAATCATGAAAAAGTACAGGCTAAACATTGACCCAGCCGAACTCCAGAAAATAGTCGCAGAAAAGAAAAGATAAATAGCCTAAATCCAGCCAATGCCAGAAAGCCGCGAGCCAAAGCCGGTCAATGTCGGCAAGCCACGTGCAGACAGATGGCTCTCATTTATCTACTTGAACTTATGCCCTTTTGGGTATACATACGCATAATCTTCCTTTACCTGGTTTTTTCCATACCACAGCTGCTCAATCTTTTTTTTGCTTTCAAATAGCGCCCTGTCTGTTGCATCAGCTTCAGTCTTGCCGGATGCTGCCTGCTTGTGCACTTCAAGGGTTATTGTGCCGTTGTAAAACTTCTTGAGGCAGGATATTGTTCCCGCCCAGTCTATTTTTCCGTCCCCTATTGCAAGGTGCGCATCCCTGTCCCCGGCATTGTCGGAAAAATGGGTGTGGCTTATGCACTTTGAAAACTTTTTTGCAAAGCCGATAATTGCCTTGTTGCTTCCTTTTGAGTTTGCAAACTCGTGCCCTGCGTCAAATGTCATGCCGATATTCTGCTTTTTTACAAGGCCTGCAAATTCCTGTGCCGTAAAGGAAAAATCCATGTAGTTTTCAACAAGCAGCCTGGCCCCATGTCTTGCGGCATAGTCCTTCAGGCTTCCAAGGTTGCGCACGGTAGCTTCAACAAGCTCCTTTCTTGTTGCATAAAACTTTGGCAAAAACTCAGTGTGAATGGTGATTTTTTTTGCCCCAAGGCCGCAAAGCGCGTCAATTGCGCACTCAAATTCGGCAAGGCACGCCCTTTCTACCGATTCATATGGAAAAGCAATGTGCAAATACCAGGGCAGATGCCCAAGCACGCCCATGTTGTAGGATGCAATTGCCTGGAGAATCTGCCTTCGCTTCATGTGCAATATTGAAGGGGGGGCAAAAGGAGCCTCGCAGGTAATCTCAAAAAAGTCAAATGAAAGTTCGCCTGCCCGCCCGATCTCCCCAACCAAATCCTTGTGCGGGTTATTCATTGTTCCAACAAGCATAAAGACTTAAGGAGAAAGGGAGAATATAATCCTATTCATGCCAAAGTGGGCAGCGGCATCTGCAGGCCTTTTCAATAAGAGTCAGCAAATATCTTTTACCTCGTAGGTCTTGCCGCATACTGTGATGGTCGGCTGCCTGGTGCTGCTTTTTA
It encodes the following:
- the gatE gene encoding Glu-tRNA(Gln) amidotransferase subunit GatE, which translates into the protein MEIFKSGIEIHQRLAGTKLFCNCPSRLVEPDAKPSATLRRTLHKVQSELGATDKAAAFEGSLNKTFTYQCFGQSNCLVEADEEPPHGLSREHLKTAVEIALMLKAKIVDEVWVMRKTVIDGSNTSGFQRTAVIGLGGLLETSKGPVGIQSICLEEESAGIVGEGKEAQTYRLDRLGMPLIEIATSPDIKDAGHGAEVAQKLGMCLRMTGKCQRGLGSIRQDVNISIPGGARVEIKGAQSLEDIPVLMQNEIMRQSRLLEIIKTLKDRFPESTIGFEKPADLSELFKSTTCKVVLRALGQGGSVHGLRLPRHNGLLGMELYPGRRYGTELSDYAKAAGVSGIIHSDEDLKKYGFTVQEINAVLHGLKINNNDSFVLVADKQAACIKALELVAKRASMFFVPEETRKALAQGASSFLRPLPGSARMYPETDVLPVRLKHDYLQRVAAHLPTSPEAALANLKSILNEDLANKIFKSQHLSLFQTLVAQQFDPTVTAVTLEETLVSLRREGVEIPDVERTVVPVLAVFEEGKITKAAIPQLIRAVAKKKAAAIEGLAPAMLVRQAIVESGLEKLSGKGLESVVIASNFDIPGIMKKYRLNIDPAELQKIVAEKKR
- a CDS encoding sugar phosphate isomerase/epimerase, producing the protein MLVGTMNNPHKDLVGEIGRAGELSFDFFEITCEAPFAPPSILHMKRRQILQAIASYNMGVLGHLPWYLHIAFPYESVERACLAEFECAIDALCGLGAKKITIHTEFLPKFYATRKELVEATVRNLGSLKDYAARHGARLLVENYMDFSFTAQEFAGLVKKQNIGMTFDAGHEFANSKGSNKAIIGFAKKFSKCISHTHFSDNAGDRDAHLAIGDGKIDWAGTISCLKKFYNGTITLEVHKQAASGKTEADATDRALFESKKKIEQLWYGKNQVKEDYAYVYPKGHKFK